From Methanosarcina lacustris Z-7289, one genomic window encodes:
- a CDS encoding DUF2110 family protein, with the protein MKKVVTLQHIYGKNRDRMAELLKSLVENELKDLKVKVEVSITPENWAEFSLEGEDDIVSANLLTSRYGSPATKAETGKVYLGFLQAFPEDAFVVNIGVPLRVEAEELKALGSGKPKQLASRFGLVSHLPVEVEVFEGNKKAKARFTKKQLDIWWGWKKASTDRVVINGATRSEIKSAIKRTGHGRDIYEVERLGLLEHAIVCREKTDGPGIVAAIGPRLKSEMGVVIGDSGK; encoded by the coding sequence ATGAAAAAAGTTGTAACCCTCCAGCATATTTATGGAAAAAACCGGGACAGAATGGCTGAACTCCTGAAAAGCCTGGTTGAGAATGAATTGAAGGACCTCAAGGTAAAGGTAGAGGTTTCTATTACCCCGGAAAACTGGGCAGAGTTTTCCCTTGAGGGCGAAGATGACATCGTGTCAGCCAATCTTCTTACATCCAGGTACGGAAGTCCTGCAACAAAAGCCGAAACTGGAAAGGTGTACCTGGGTTTCCTTCAGGCTTTTCCGGAAGACGCTTTTGTGGTTAACATCGGCGTCCCTTTGCGCGTTGAAGCCGAGGAACTCAAAGCACTGGGCAGCGGAAAGCCAAAACAGCTTGCATCGAGATTCGGCCTGGTCTCTCACCTGCCGGTTGAAGTTGAGGTATTTGAGGGAAACAAAAAAGCAAAAGCCCGCTTCACAAAAAAACAGCTTGACATCTGGTGGGGCTGGAAAAAAGCAAGTACTGACAGGGTTGTCATTAATGGTGCTACCCGTTCGGAAATAAAAAGCGCAATAAAAAGGACAGGGCACGGCAGAGATATTTATGAAGTCGAGCGCCTGGGACTGCTTGAGCATGCAATCGTATGCCGCGAAAAAACGGACGGGCCCGGAATTGTGGCAGCAATAGGACCTCGCCTTAAATCCGAAATGGGAGTCGTAATAGGAGATTCCGGTAAATAA
- a CDS encoding V4R domain-containing protein, with product MAKPETKTEFFYTERGLITIDSPVKLQILNLLRKEPKSFDEIVKYTAKAKSTISVHLNNLRSCELVEENSDPQDRRKKIYSLNSQYMGCSQEPVAGHYSNLLETVAANGNDRVHFMETLFHVMQFGFEAYGLDNAPVVRMIGIDIGKHLAANFGSSTPEDLFNEIAGFMELHGDCRVSVLMESSPALQVEDDFKARVMPAIGKPFCALREGILEGILKEKLGKECGVLETECYGTGHTRCLFEITI from the coding sequence ATGGCAAAACCTGAGACGAAAACTGAATTTTTTTATACTGAAAGAGGGCTCATAACCATAGACAGCCCTGTTAAACTCCAGATCTTGAATTTACTCAGGAAAGAGCCAAAATCGTTTGACGAAATTGTAAAATACACGGCAAAAGCCAAATCAACCATTTCGGTTCATCTTAATAACCTCAGATCATGCGAGCTTGTTGAAGAAAATTCGGACCCTCAAGACCGGCGCAAGAAGATTTATTCCCTGAACTCTCAGTACATGGGCTGCTCTCAGGAACCAGTTGCAGGACATTACAGTAACCTGCTGGAAACAGTTGCTGCAAACGGAAACGACAGGGTCCACTTTATGGAAACCCTTTTTCATGTGATGCAATTTGGGTTTGAAGCATACGGGCTTGATAATGCCCCTGTAGTAAGGATGATTGGAATAGACATAGGGAAGCATCTCGCTGCTAATTTTGGATCAAGTACTCCTGAAGACCTGTTTAATGAGATAGCAGGTTTTATGGAACTTCATGGAGACTGCCGGGTCTCGGTGCTCATGGAAAGTTCTCCTGCTCTTCAGGTAGAAGATGACTTCAAGGCGAGAGTCATGCCGGCAATAGGAAAACCCTTCTGTGCCCTCAGAGAAGGCATCCTTGAAGGAATCCTAAAAGAAAAACTGGGAAAAGAGTGTGGCGTCCTGGAAACCGAATGTTATGGAACCGGGCACACACGCTGTCTTTTTGAGATTACAATATGA
- a CDS encoding PspA/IM30 family protein: MGLFTRMETVFKSKMNKVLNRMEDPRETLDYSYEKQLELLQNVKRGVAEVTTSKKRLQLQRAKLVLSNEKLGQQAKEAVAANREDLARMALERKAAIQQQVDGIDREILELEKQEEKLIASEKRLSTKVEIFRTKKESIKAQYSAAEAQVKINESVTGIGEEMADVGLALDRAENKTEEMKARAEAIDDLMEAGALDDLTDSRDGIERELAKISTQSSVESELAKLKAEAGKGPEKAKTGVESTGPEEGKEV, translated from the coding sequence ATGGGATTATTCACAAGGATGGAAACAGTATTCAAGTCAAAGATGAACAAAGTGCTTAACAGAATGGAAGACCCCAGAGAAACGCTTGATTATTCTTATGAAAAGCAGCTGGAACTGTTGCAGAACGTAAAAAGGGGCGTTGCAGAAGTGACAACCTCTAAAAAACGCCTCCAGCTCCAGCGGGCAAAATTGGTTCTGAGTAATGAGAAGCTTGGTCAGCAGGCAAAAGAGGCGGTTGCTGCTAATCGTGAAGACCTCGCAAGGATGGCTCTTGAGAGAAAAGCAGCCATCCAGCAGCAGGTAGATGGGATTGACAGGGAAATTCTGGAGCTTGAAAAACAGGAAGAAAAGCTCATTGCCTCGGAAAAGCGTCTTTCTACAAAGGTCGAGATCTTCAGGACAAAGAAAGAGTCCATTAAAGCCCAGTACTCCGCAGCTGAAGCCCAGGTAAAGATAAACGAGTCTGTTACCGGGATCGGTGAAGAAATGGCAGATGTGGGACTTGCACTTGATAGGGCTGAAAATAAGACCGAAGAAATGAAAGCCCGCGCCGAGGCAATTGACGATCTTATGGAAGCTGGCGCACTCGATGACCTTACAGATAGCAGGGATGGCATCGAGCGTGAACTTGCAAAAATCAGTACCCAGAGTAGTGTCGAATCCGAACTTGCAAAGCTTAAAGCCGAAGCTGGGAAGGGACCTGAAAAAGCTAAAACAGGAGTCGAAAGCACAGGTCCGGAAGAAGGAAAGGAGGTCTGA